The window GGCAACTCCTTTTCTCTGCGGTTAAATAAATGAATTGTCCTTCAAGGCGGAGTAGTGCAAATACCCCTCAGTCCCCTGCGGGGCCAGCTCCCCTTGGCAGGTGAGCATATGTTGAAAAAAATTGACTATTTAACTATACGTCTACTAATACTATACTTAATAGTTCGACTCAAATTTCAAATCACAAATTAGAAACTGTCAATCTATATCAGAAAAGCACAGCACAAGCCAAAGATCCGCCTACGTCAAGACTTCGGCGGACAAGCCAGCCCCTAAAGACCAAAGACCTTTCCCTTACTTACTATCCTGCCCGATATCAAACATCACCCCGAAACGAAGGGTGTTGGATAATGGGTTACGCGTAACACCACTACCAGATGGAACGAGGTAAGATAAATTGATGGTCAAGAAACTTGTTTTGAAACCGGCACCCAGCGAGAAAAACTTTCTATTACCACGGGAATCATCTTCATAGAAATAACCACCACGCGCAAAGAATTGCTCATTGTAAGCATATTCCATACCGGCTGAAACTTGTAAAGAATTCAATCCACCACTGGTACCACCGAATGACTTGAACCAACTTGATAACACACTCTGCGAACGATAATCAGATAATGCAGCAGAATCTGCAGAAAAATTACCCGTAGCAACAGGTGGAGCTGGTACTAAGAGTTTATTGATATCTAATCCGAATGTAATCTTGTTGGAAGGATCCATCTCCGTGGTATAACTGAAACCTAAACCCAGATTGGCTGGGATGAAATCCTTATTTCTCGCATCGTTGGTATAACCAATCTTCGTACCCAGATTAGAAATGGTTAAACCAGCTGCAAAACCTCTTCCTCCTTCCGGCGCAGCTTGGTAATACAAGGCAATATCACCAGCTACTGCATTACCCGCTTTATACACCACACCACCTACATCACCTGTCACCAATCTTGAATTGATATAACGCATCGCTACAGAAATACCCAGATTACTATTGATCTGACGCGCATAACCTGCATCCAATGCAAATTCTGCAGGGCGCACGTTATTCAAAATATTACCAGAG is drawn from Chitinophagales bacterium and contains these coding sequences:
- the porV gene encoding type IX secretion system outer membrane channel protein PorV, which codes for MKKIMLAFAGLLAGVTYTYAQNSINIVTTAVPFLRISPDARAGGMGDLGIAISPDANAVFWNQAKIPFAKKSGQLALTYTPWLKDLGLNDVYLMSASGYKHLDVEQAVFGSIRFFSLGNIQLTDFSGNILNNVRPAEFALDAGYARQINSNLGISVAMRYINSRLVTGDVGGVVYKAGNAVAGDIALYYQAAPEGGRGFAAGLTISNLGTKIGYTNDARNKDFIPANLGLGFSYTTEMDPSNKITFGLDINKLLVPAPPVATGNFSADSAALSDYRSQSVLSSWFKSFGGTSGGLNSLQVSAGMEYAYNEQFFARGGYFYEDDSRGNRKFFSLGAGFKTSFLTINLSYLVPSGSGVTRNPLSNTLRFGVMFDIGQDSK